A window from Micrococcales bacterium encodes these proteins:
- a CDS encoding alternate-type signal peptide domain-containing protein, with amino-acid sequence MNESHDQMQTQRRKRKGIVAGVAAAAILLAGSTFALWSAQEQVAGGTITAGQLGLTADPASWYDVSPDREFDSPVIVVDDDPDPLYAGEAISIGDFLVSPGDQLAATFDTTVTIQGDNLVAELSFEIPDPVGPPPSTTWDDLTLEYMVLVDGVVVVPLDDLAPTGSTSLGYFTDAANVAHTASTLAKPATGVTGGVANATVVVIATFDVDSVGYMNAEQLLENVIFKLEQVRGDGEAGAWVSAT; translated from the coding sequence ATGAACGAATCACACGACCAAATGCAAACCCAGCGCCGCAAGCGCAAGGGTATTGTTGCCGGCGTGGCGGCAGCCGCAATTCTGCTGGCTGGTTCGACCTTTGCCCTTTGGAGCGCCCAAGAGCAGGTTGCTGGTGGTACCATCACCGCCGGCCAGCTGGGGCTAACGGCCGATCCCGCCTCCTGGTATGACGTCTCGCCTGACCGCGAGTTTGATAGCCCGGTAATCGTCGTTGACGACGACCCGGATCCCCTCTATGCCGGCGAAGCCATCTCCATTGGCGATTTCCTAGTTTCGCCTGGTGACCAGCTGGCAGCTACTTTTGACACCACTGTCACCATTCAGGGCGACAACCTAGTGGCCGAGCTCTCCTTCGAGATTCCGGATCCCGTGGGTCCGCCCCCCTCGACCACCTGGGATGACTTGACCCTTGAGTACATGGTGCTGGTGGACGGCGTTGTAGTGGTGCCCCTGGATGATCTCGCGCCAACCGGCTCGACCTCTCTGGGTTACTTCACTGACGCTGCCAACGTGGCCCACACTGCCTCCACCCTGGCCAAGCCGGCCACCGGTGTGACCGGCGGCGTGGCCAACGCCACCGTTGTGGTCATCGCCACCTTCGATGTGGATTCCGTGGGCTACATGAACGCCGAGCAACTGCTTGAGAACGTCATCTTCAAGCTGGAGCAGGTCCGTGGCGACGGCGAAGCCGGTGCTTGGGTCTCAGCGACCTGA
- the rplT gene encoding 50S ribosomal protein L20, whose translation MARVKRAVNAHKKRRTTLERASGYRGQRSRLYTKAKEQLLHSGNYAYRDRKARKGDFRRLWIQRINAAARANGLTYNRFVQGLHLAGIEVDRRMLAELAVNDPATFASLVETARGALPRDVNAPAAV comes from the coding sequence ATGGCAAGGGTGAAACGAGCCGTCAACGCTCACAAAAAGCGCCGCACCACCTTGGAGCGGGCCAGCGGCTATCGGGGCCAACGCTCCAGGCTTTACACCAAGGCTAAGGAGCAGTTGCTTCACTCAGGTAACTATGCCTATCGCGACCGCAAGGCGCGCAAAGGCGATTTTAGGCGCCTGTGGATCCAGCGCATCAACGCTGCGGCTCGGGCCAACGGCCTGACTTACAACCGCTTCGTACAGGGTTTGCACCTGGCAGGGATCGAAGTTGACCGGCGCATGTTGGCCGAATTGGCCGTCAACGACCCGGCCACCTTCGCCAGCCTGGTGGAAACCGCCCGCGGCGCGCTACCGAGGGATGTCAACGCCCCGGCGGCCGTGTAG
- the infC gene encoding translation initiation factor IF-3, whose translation MRAKRTKAHRRKAITEPRINDRIRVPEVRLVGPAGEQVGIVRLEKALRLAADAELDLVEVAPDARPPVAKLMDYGKYKYESAQKARDARRNQGGTQLKEIRFRLKIDPHDYGTKRGHVERFLGQGDKVKVMIMFRGREQSRPEMGMKLLRKLAEDVVELGTVESVPRQDGRNMVMVLAPLKKKAPRVPTRRRNRAEGRGNAAAVRAIAIEDLIEPDSLEDLDEPVTEAPALAEGVPETVAAPESMAVPETMAVPEAAAPAASEATPLEAVTPKDTVAPEDAAAPNTAKPAAAPPKPAAPAAKPAAPRPTATSARPPAPKPAAPVAKARTGGAKPSVPAAKPKPAAAKTTPTATAEGAKAVPKARAAVTAKPGARPSAPKQTTAPTTTKEKV comes from the coding sequence GTGCGCGCCAAAAGAACCAAAGCGCATAGGAGGAAGGCCATCACCGAACCTCGCATCAACGACCGGATACGCGTGCCCGAGGTGCGCCTGGTTGGACCCGCCGGTGAACAGGTGGGCATAGTGCGGCTAGAGAAGGCTCTGCGCCTTGCGGCCGATGCAGAACTCGACCTGGTGGAGGTGGCGCCAGACGCCCGTCCCCCGGTCGCCAAGTTGATGGACTACGGGAAGTACAAGTACGAATCGGCCCAAAAAGCTCGCGATGCCCGGCGCAACCAGGGTGGCACCCAGCTTAAAGAGATTCGTTTCCGGCTGAAAATCGACCCGCACGACTACGGCACCAAGCGGGGACACGTCGAGCGGTTCCTGGGCCAGGGGGACAAGGTCAAAGTCATGATCATGTTCCGGGGACGCGAACAGTCCCGGCCAGAAATGGGCATGAAGCTGTTGCGCAAGCTGGCCGAGGATGTGGTCGAACTAGGCACAGTCGAATCAGTGCCCAGGCAGGACGGCCGCAATATGGTGATGGTTTTGGCACCACTGAAAAAGAAGGCTCCCAGGGTTCCGACCCGGCGGCGGAACCGGGCGGAAGGACGCGGCAATGCGGCCGCGGTCCGGGCTATTGCGATTGAGGACCTGATCGAGCCGGACAGCCTTGAGGACCTCGATGAGCCGGTCACCGAGGCACCTGCGTTGGCCGAAGGTGTGCCGGAAACCGTTGCAGCGCCGGAATCAATGGCGGTGCCGGAGACCATGGCAGTGCCGGAGGCTGCGGCCCCAGCAGCTTCAGAAGCCACCCCACTAGAAGCCGTCACACCCAAAGACACAGTTGCCCCTGAAGACGCTGCTGCCCCTAATACCGCCAAGCCAGCGGCCGCTCCTCCCAAACCGGCCGCTCCGGCAGCAAAGCCGGCGGCGCCAAGGCCCACGGCGACATCGGCCAGGCCTCCGGCGCCCAAACCGGCCGCCCCGGTGGCCAAAGCCCGAACCGGGGGCGCCAAACCGTCAGTTCCGGCGGCCAAGCCAAAGCCGGCAGCCGCCAAGACCACCCCGACAGCAACTGCTGAGGGCGCCAAAGCTGTACCCAAAGCCCGGGCAGCCGTCACGGCCAAGCCTGGGGCGCGGCCCAGCGCTCCAAAGCAGACCACTGCACCAACTACAACCAAAGAGAAGGTATGA
- the leuD gene encoding 3-isopropylmalate dehydratase small subunit, translated as MEKFVSHTGVGLPLRRSNVDTDQIIPAVYLKRITKTGYDDALFAAWRSDPDFVLNAPPYRAASVLVAGPDFGTGSSREHAVWALRDYGFRCVISSRFADIFRGNAGKSGLVAAQASQDVVEQLFKLLEAQPGLEITVDLDSRQLRCGELVAGFDLDDYTRWRLMEGLDDIGLTLRQDEAITAYEASRAAWLPTTLPAKHSPAIPVVVARAK; from the coding sequence ATGGAGAAGTTTGTTAGCCACACCGGGGTTGGTTTGCCGCTGCGCCGGTCAAACGTCGACACCGACCAGATCATCCCGGCGGTCTACCTCAAGCGCATCACCAAAACCGGTTACGACGACGCCCTATTCGCCGCCTGGCGGTCCGATCCGGACTTTGTGCTCAACGCCCCGCCTTATCGCGCTGCCTCGGTGCTGGTGGCTGGGCCGGATTTCGGCACCGGTTCTTCGCGTGAACACGCCGTTTGGGCTCTGCGTGACTATGGTTTCCGCTGCGTCATTTCCTCCCGTTTCGCTGACATTTTCAGGGGCAACGCCGGTAAATCTGGGTTGGTAGCGGCCCAGGCCAGCCAGGACGTTGTGGAGCAATTGTTCAAGTTGCTCGAAGCTCAACCCGGCCTGGAGATCACGGTTGACCTAGATTCGCGCCAGTTGCGCTGTGGCGAGTTGGTGGCCGGGTTTGACCTCGATGACTACACCCGTTGGCGATTGATGGAAGGCTTGGACGATATTGGCTTGACCCTGCGCCAAGACGAGGCCATCACCGCCTACGAGGCCTCGCGGGCCGCTTGGCTGCCAACCACCTTGCCGGCCAAACACTCACCGGCCATCCCGGTGGTTGTGGCCAGGGCCAAGTAG
- a CDS encoding SipW-dependent-type signal peptide-containing protein: MVRRLIGSRVTWLVTWCVGLMVVAGLATGGTLALWSDSSPINMPSVGYGHIGLDARLDGVETALGTGESAIELKLGPSEAQDLASQGELYLQLEVEASTQGHLGLDYTIEVATPGAGTVFAGSLIKVYSVEDELSCSASGIETGTLVEAAVSAIEPTYGAYKTDAQWFCLVLEFDPATGEPYDTTATATGLGPASNQVTDSDDWDAIVQPDPASEPELAVTITPQLTWPAELP; encoded by the coding sequence GTGGTTAGACGCTTAATTGGCTCTCGCGTCACCTGGCTAGTGACCTGGTGCGTAGGCCTGATGGTTGTGGCCGGTCTGGCCACCGGCGGCACGCTGGCTTTATGGTCAGATTCCAGCCCTATCAACATGCCCAGTGTGGGTTATGGTCACATTGGACTCGACGCTCGCCTGGACGGGGTCGAAACGGCTCTTGGCACTGGCGAATCCGCCATCGAACTCAAATTGGGTCCAAGCGAGGCCCAAGATCTAGCCTCCCAAGGTGAGCTCTATTTGCAGCTGGAGGTCGAAGCCTCGACCCAAGGGCACCTGGGGCTGGACTACACTATTGAGGTTGCCACGCCCGGGGCGGGCACAGTCTTTGCCGGGTCGCTAATCAAGGTCTACTCGGTCGAGGATGAACTGAGCTGCTCGGCCTCGGGAATCGAGACCGGCACACTGGTTGAGGCAGCGGTGTCGGCAATTGAACCGACATACGGTGCCTACAAAACTGATGCCCAATGGTTCTGTTTGGTGTTGGAGTTTGATCCGGCCACCGGCGAACCCTATGACACCACTGCCACGGCCACAGGCCTAGGCCCAGCTTCGAACCAGGTCACTGATTCCGACGACTGGGATGCGATTGTGCAGCCAGACCCGGCTAGTGAGCCGGAATTGGCCGTTACGATTACGCCGCAACTGACCTGGCCGGCCGAGCTTCCCTGA
- the rpmI gene encoding 50S ribosomal protein L35 gives MPKQKTHSGSKKRFRVTGKGKIQHEQPGMRHNFESKSSRRTRRLSQDKLLAKADQKTVKRLLGR, from the coding sequence ATGCCAAAGCAGAAAACCCATTCGGGTTCGAAAAAGCGCTTCCGGGTCACCGGCAAGGGCAAAATTCAGCATGAACAGCCGGGTATGCGGCACAACTTCGAATCGAAGTCCTCACGTCGCACACGCCGGCTCAGCCAGGACAAACTGCTGGCCAAGGCCGACCAAAAAACCGTCAAGCGTCTGCTGGGCCGCTAG
- the leuC gene encoding 3-isopropylmalate dehydratase large subunit, whose translation MAQTLAQKIWQAHVVKPGQDGQPDLLYIDLHMVHEVTSPQAFEGLRLTGRQIRRRELTIATEDHNTPTQDIDRPIADAVSKLQIDTLRANAKQFGLRLHSLGDPDQGIVHVVGPQLGLTQPGMTVVCGDSHTSTHGAFGALAFGIGTSEVEHVLATQTLPLAPFKTMAVNVTGQLGPDTTAKDIILAVIALIGTGGGQGYVIEYRGPAIEQLSMEGRMTICNMSIEAGARAGLVAPDQTTFDYLEGRPHAPAGPDWQAAVDYWRTLRTDPGAGFDREVSLDASALGPFVTWGTNPAQGAPLSGRVPDPAQAPDDETGQAIEAALAYMGLAPGTALRDVQVDTVFLGSCTNGRIEDLRAAAQVVRGRRIAPGRRMLVVAGSARVRYQAEQEGLDQVFEDFGAEWRNAGCSMCLGMNADKLRPGERSASTSNRNFEGRQGPGGRTHLVSPLVAAATAVLGHLASPEDLEG comes from the coding sequence ATGGCCCAGACGTTGGCCCAGAAGATATGGCAGGCCCATGTGGTCAAACCAGGTCAGGACGGCCAACCTGACCTGCTCTACATTGACCTGCATATGGTCCACGAGGTCACCTCACCCCAGGCCTTTGAGGGCCTGCGGCTGACCGGCCGCCAGATACGCCGCCGGGAGCTGACCATCGCGACGGAGGATCACAACACGCCAACCCAAGACATCGACCGGCCTATTGCCGATGCAGTGTCCAAGCTCCAAATCGACACGCTCAGGGCCAACGCCAAGCAGTTTGGCCTCCGCCTACATTCCCTAGGCGACCCTGACCAGGGCATTGTCCACGTGGTTGGACCGCAACTGGGACTAACTCAACCTGGAATGACAGTGGTTTGCGGCGATTCCCACACCTCAACTCACGGCGCCTTCGGTGCCCTAGCCTTCGGCATCGGCACTAGCGAGGTTGAACACGTCCTGGCGACCCAAACCCTGCCCTTGGCGCCTTTCAAGACCATGGCCGTCAACGTCACCGGGCAACTGGGCCCCGACACCACGGCCAAAGACATCATTTTGGCCGTAATTGCCCTAATTGGTACCGGCGGCGGCCAAGGTTACGTCATTGAGTACCGCGGTCCGGCGATCGAGCAGCTGTCGATGGAAGGCCGGATGACGATCTGCAATATGTCGATCGAGGCTGGTGCCCGGGCCGGGTTGGTGGCGCCGGACCAGACCACCTTCGACTACTTAGAAGGCCGCCCACACGCGCCGGCCGGGCCAGACTGGCAGGCCGCGGTTGACTACTGGCGAACCTTGAGGACAGACCCTGGCGCCGGCTTCGACCGCGAGGTCAGCCTCGACGCCAGCGCTCTGGGGCCGTTTGTGACCTGGGGGACCAATCCGGCCCAAGGCGCGCCGCTGAGCGGGCGGGTGCCGGACCCGGCCCAGGCGCCCGATGACGAAACTGGCCAGGCCATCGAGGCGGCCTTGGCCTATATGGGCTTGGCGCCGGGCACGGCTCTGCGCGATGTCCAGGTCGACACCGTTTTCCTCGGCTCATGCACCAACGGCCGGATCGAGGACCTTAGGGCCGCGGCCCAGGTGGTCCGGGGCCGGCGGATCGCGCCTGGCCGGCGCATGTTGGTCGTGGCCGGCTCGGCCCGGGTGCGCTACCAGGCTGAACAAGAGGGCCTAGATCAGGTTTTTGAGGACTTCGGGGCCGAATGGCGCAACGCCGGTTGCTCGATGTGCCTGGGCATGAACGCCGACAAATTGCGCCCTGGTGAGCGCTCGGCCTCAACTTCGAACCGGAACTTCGAGGGCCGCCAGGGGCCGGGTGGGCGCACCCATCTGGTGTCGCCGCTGGTGGCGGCGGCCACGGCGGTGCTGGGCCACCTGGCCTCACCGGAAGACTTGGAGGGTTAG
- the murA gene encoding UDP-N-acetylglucosamine 1-carboxyvinyltransferase encodes MVSDVLEVEGGSPLTGRIAVRGAKNFVSKAMVASLLGQGPSQLNSVPQIRDVEIVADLLRAHGVSVSVDDATGTVAMNPLGVELAKAADIATHAGSSRIPILFCGPLLHRVGEAFIPDLGGCDIGGRPIDFHLQILRQFGAEVSKEPGGIRLTAPKRLQGMQMELAFPSVGATEQFLLTAVLAEGITVLRGAAVEPEIMDLVAVLQQMGAIISIETDRTIKVEGVDSLEGYRHNSLPDRIEVASWAAAALATGGDITVDGARQDDMVTYLNVFRKAGGRFDITETGIRFYHPGGPLSSIAVETGVHPGFMTDWQQPLVVALTQATGLSVVHETVYEQRFGFTEALRRMGARIQLYRECLGGQVCRFGMRNYQHSAIICGPTPLRAAEIEVPDLRGGFSHLIAALAAPGRSTVTGIGLIDRGYEHFNAKLEALGARTWHR; translated from the coding sequence GTGGTCAGTGACGTCTTAGAGGTTGAGGGTGGGAGCCCGCTTACCGGTCGAATTGCCGTGCGCGGCGCCAAGAACTTCGTTTCCAAGGCCATGGTGGCGTCGTTGCTGGGGCAAGGCCCTAGCCAGCTGAACTCGGTGCCGCAAATCCGCGATGTCGAAATCGTGGCTGATCTGCTGCGGGCTCACGGCGTGTCGGTTTCGGTCGACGATGCCACCGGCACCGTGGCGATGAATCCCTTGGGTGTCGAATTGGCCAAAGCCGCCGATATCGCCACTCACGCTGGCTCCTCGCGTATCCCTATTCTGTTTTGCGGGCCGTTGCTGCACCGCGTTGGCGAAGCATTTATCCCGGACCTAGGCGGCTGCGATATTGGCGGCCGCCCTATCGACTTTCACCTCCAAATCCTGCGTCAATTCGGCGCTGAGGTGTCTAAGGAGCCAGGCGGGATCCGGCTGACCGCGCCCAAACGGCTTCAGGGTATGCAGATGGAACTGGCCTTCCCCTCTGTCGGCGCGACGGAGCAGTTCCTGCTGACGGCCGTGCTGGCCGAGGGCATCACGGTGTTGCGCGGAGCGGCAGTTGAACCCGAGATCATGGATTTGGTGGCGGTGTTACAGCAGATGGGCGCCATCATTTCGATCGAAACCGACCGCACCATCAAAGTTGAGGGCGTCGATTCGCTCGAAGGCTACCGCCACAACTCTCTGCCGGATCGGATCGAAGTGGCCTCTTGGGCTGCAGCCGCCTTGGCCACTGGCGGCGACATAACCGTCGACGGGGCGCGGCAAGATGACATGGTCACCTACCTCAACGTCTTCCGCAAGGCCGGCGGTCGGTTTGACATCACTGAGACCGGTATCCGGTTCTACCACCCTGGCGGCCCGCTCAGCTCAATCGCGGTTGAAACTGGGGTTCATCCCGGTTTCATGACGGATTGGCAACAGCCGTTGGTAGTGGCCCTGACCCAGGCAACTGGACTGTCGGTTGTTCATGAGACTGTTTACGAACAGCGCTTTGGTTTTACCGAGGCTCTGCGCCGCATGGGCGCCAGGATCCAGCTTTACCGTGAATGCCTCGGTGGGCAGGTCTGCCGTTTTGGTATGCGCAACTACCAGCATTCCGCCATCATCTGCGGACCGACACCACTGCGCGCAGCCGAAATCGAGGTGCCGGACTTGCGCGGCGGTTTCTCCCACCTGATCGCCGCGCTGGCCGCACCCGGTCGCTCCACCGTCACCGGCATTGGCCTAATTGACCGTGGCTATGAGCATTTCAACGCCAAGCTCGAGGCCCTAGGCGCCCGTACCTGGCACCGCTAG
- a CDS encoding signal peptidase I, with protein MKRTNKRKPRGFLGGFLSVFGTVVVLLLVALAVAVVVVPKVNDGAALTVLTGSMEPTISPGDMIVVEGVKYPDQEIMIGDVVTFMPNPQDPTLVTHRVIGKAISPENNEVSFVTQGDANSAVDDPIAATQIRGKLMYTIPYLGWVTNWLTRHMAIALTGVGLLVAAYFFWGSGPLKRRTHPSEPAPAANAEAKPQANVQASAQAAPPAWPDNNQTTPSAAVNHSPPLVQNQPSAGVPSRIPPAVAADRPAAAPVVSGPSAGRATPPQDGPRPAHPQAPAPNAAQPASFGSVTWRG; from the coding sequence ATGAAAAGGACCAACAAACGCAAGCCCCGGGGCTTCCTGGGCGGATTCCTTTCCGTCTTTGGAACCGTAGTGGTTTTGCTGCTGGTCGCTTTGGCTGTGGCAGTAGTGGTTGTGCCCAAGGTCAACGACGGCGCCGCCCTGACAGTGCTGACCGGCTCTATGGAGCCGACAATCAGCCCGGGCGACATGATTGTGGTCGAGGGGGTCAAGTACCCCGACCAGGAGATCATGATTGGCGATGTCGTCACCTTCATGCCCAACCCGCAAGACCCCACTCTGGTGACCCACCGGGTGATTGGCAAGGCCATCAGCCCCGAGAACAACGAGGTTAGTTTCGTCACCCAAGGTGACGCCAACTCGGCCGTCGACGACCCAATCGCGGCCACCCAAATCAGGGGCAAGTTGATGTACACCATCCCCTACTTGGGCTGGGTCACAAACTGGCTGACCAGGCATATGGCCATCGCTTTGACCGGTGTGGGCCTGCTGGTCGCGGCTTACTTCTTCTGGGGCAGCGGACCGCTCAAACGGCGCACCCACCCCAGCGAGCCGGCCCCGGCAGCCAATGCCGAGGCCAAACCTCAGGCCAACGTCCAGGCCAGCGCCCAAGCGGCGCCGCCGGCTTGGCCTGACAACAACCAGACCACGCCATCGGCGGCTGTCAATCACAGCCCGCCGTTGGTGCAAAACCAGCCGTCCGCCGGGGTTCCTAGCCGCATCCCCCCGGCAGTGGCGGCTGACCGGCCGGCGGCGGCCCCTGTTGTCTCAGGGCCGTCCGCTGGCCGGGCAACCCCCCCACAGGATGGCCCAAGACCGGCGCACCCCCAAGCGCCGGCCCCAAACGCGGCTCAGCCAGCCTCGTTTGGATCGGTGACTTGGCGAGGCTAA
- a CDS encoding IclR family transcriptional regulator produces the protein MDNASGVGVLDKAALVLNSLESGPATLAQLVTSTGLARPTVHRLAVAMEYHRFVTRDLQGRFILGPRLSELATSAGEDHLLLAATPVLGALRDHSGESAQLFRRQGDQRVCVAAAERPMGLRDSIPIGAVLSMNAGSAAQVLLAWEDPDRLHRGLVGAKFTATMLASVRRHGWAQSVSEREPGAASVSAPVRGPGGKVIAAVSVSGPVERVSRQPGRLHAAAVVAAANRLTDSLAQHEQS, from the coding sequence ATGGACAATGCTAGCGGAGTCGGTGTGCTCGACAAGGCCGCCCTGGTGCTCAACTCCTTGGAGTCAGGGCCGGCCACTTTGGCGCAATTGGTGACCTCAACCGGCTTGGCCCGGCCAACAGTGCACCGCCTGGCGGTGGCCATGGAATACCACCGCTTTGTCACCCGAGACCTTCAAGGCCGGTTCATTTTGGGCCCACGACTATCTGAGTTGGCGACTTCCGCCGGTGAAGACCACTTGTTATTGGCTGCCACTCCTGTGCTCGGCGCCTTGCGCGACCATTCAGGCGAATCGGCTCAGCTGTTCAGGCGGCAAGGCGACCAGCGCGTCTGCGTGGCCGCGGCCGAGCGTCCAATGGGTCTGCGTGATTCGATCCCAATTGGCGCGGTCTTGTCAATGAACGCCGGCTCGGCCGCGCAGGTGTTACTGGCCTGGGAGGATCCGGACAGGTTGCACCGCGGTCTGGTCGGGGCGAAATTCACGGCCACTATGTTGGCCTCAGTCCGCCGCCACGGCTGGGCCCAATCGGTTAGCGAACGCGAACCTGGGGCGGCGTCAGTATCAGCGCCAGTGCGCGGGCCAGGCGGCAAAGTGATTGCGGCGGTTTCGGTCTCTGGGCCGGTCGAACGGGTTTCACGCCAACCGGGCCGGCTACACGCCGCCGCTGTAGTGGCCGCAGCCAACCGACTGACCGATTCCTTGGCCCAGCACGAGCAGAGCTAG